Proteins from a single region of Nerophis lumbriciformis linkage group LG36, RoL_Nlum_v2.1, whole genome shotgun sequence:
- the cryba1l1 gene encoding crystallin, beta A1, like 1 — MFRTTRSPMMQPLVNSGMGMAPFFKVTVFEQEHFQGKCLEFTSECVNIQDCGLDNIRSIRVESGAWVGFEHHDFQGQQFILERGEYPHWDSYSGSISYHVERLMSLRPIYCASHQSSRMIIFEKENFMGRSVEVCDDYPSLQAMGWLAPEVGSMHVQCGAFVCYQFPGYRGQQYIMECERHSGDYQHCKNWGSHCQTPQIQSIRRIQH; from the exons ATGTTCAGAACTACAAGGTCCCCAATGATGCAACCCCTGGTCAACTCAGGAATGGGCATGGCACCCTTCTTCAAG GTGACCGTGTTCGAGCAGGAGCATTTTCAGGGCAAGTGCTTGGAGTTCACCTCCGAGTGCGTCAACATCCAAGATTGTGGTTTGGATAACATCCGATCCATCAGGGTGGAGAGCGGCGC CTGGGTTGGTTTCGAGCACCACGACTTCCAAGGCCAGCAGTTCATCCTGGAGAGAGGAGAGTACCCCCACTGGGACTCCTACAGCGGCTCCATCTCCTACCATGTGGAGCGTCTCATGTCGCTGCGCCCAATCTACTGCGCT TCTCACCAGAGCAGCCGCATGATCATCTTCGAGAAGGAGAACTTCATGGGCCGCAGCGTGGAGGTCTGTGATGACTACCCCTCTCTGCAGGCCATGGGCTGGTTGGCGCCTGAGGTGGGCTCCATGCACGTGCAGTGTGGCGC CTTTGTGTGCTACCAGTTCCCGGGCTACAGGGGCCAGCAGTACATCATGGAGTGTGAGAGACACAGTGGCGACTACCAGCACTGCAAAAACTGGGGCTCCCACTGCCAGACACCCCAGATTCAGTCCATCAGGCGCATCCAGCACTGA
- the crybb1l1 gene encoding beta-crystallin B1 isoform X1, giving the protein MSSGDKSKSSSQTDGKAAQSKKSEIGLTSYKMMVFDQENFQGRMIEISSEVMNICELGMDRVRSLRVECGPFVGFEQINLCGEMYILEKGEYPRWDSWSNCQKNDYLLSFRPVRMQDPEKHKICLHEVGEFKGRKMEIMDDDVPSLFSYGFTDRVGSIIVSCGTFVGYQFPGYRGSQYLLEKGDFRHFNEYGARTPQLQSVRRIRDMQWHQQGCYTMSSK; this is encoded by the exons ATGTCCAGTGGAGACAAGTCCAAGTCCTCTTCCCAGACCGATGGGAAGGCCGCACAGAGCAAGAAGTCCGAGATCGGCCTGACTTCCTACAAG ATGATGGTGTTCGACCAGGAGAACTTCCAAGGCCGCATGATCGAGATCAGCAGCGAGGTGATGAACATCTGCGAGCTGGGCATGGACCGTGTGCGCTCTCTGCGCGTAGAATGCGGCCC CTTCGTGGGCTTCGAGCAGATCAACCTGTGCGGTGAGATGTACATCCTGGAGAAGGGAGAGTACCCCCGCTGGGACTCCTGGAGCAACTGCCAGAAGAACGACTACCTGCTCTCCTTCAGGCCCGTCCGAATG CAGGACCCCGAGAAGCACAAAATCTGCCTGCACGAGGTGGGAGAGTTCAAGGGTCGCAAGATGGAAATCATGGACGACGACGTTCCCAGCCTGTTCTCTTACGGATTCACCGACCGAGTGGGCAGCATCATCGTCAGCTGTGGAAC CTTTGTGGGCTACCAGTTCCCGGGTTACCGCGGCAGCCAGTACCTGCTGGAGAAGGGCGACTTCAGGCACTTCAACGAGTACGGCGCCCGCACCCCGCAGCTGCAGTCGGTGAGGCGCATCCGCGACATGCAGTGGCACCAACAGGGCTGCTACACCATGTCCAGCAAGTGA
- the crybb1l1 gene encoding beta-crystallin B1 isoform X2: MSSGDKSKSSSQTDGKAAQSKKSEIGLTSYKMMVFDQENFQGRMIEISSEVMNICELGMDRVRSLRVECGPFVGFEQINLCGEMYILEKGEYPRWDSWSNCQKNDYLLSFRPVRMDPEKHKICLHEVGEFKGRKMEIMDDDVPSLFSYGFTDRVGSIIVSCGTFVGYQFPGYRGSQYLLEKGDFRHFNEYGARTPQLQSVRRIRDMQWHQQGCYTMSSK, encoded by the exons ATGTCCAGTGGAGACAAGTCCAAGTCCTCTTCCCAGACCGATGGGAAGGCCGCACAGAGCAAGAAGTCCGAGATCGGCCTGACTTCCTACAAG ATGATGGTGTTCGACCAGGAGAACTTCCAAGGCCGCATGATCGAGATCAGCAGCGAGGTGATGAACATCTGCGAGCTGGGCATGGACCGTGTGCGCTCTCTGCGCGTAGAATGCGGCCC CTTCGTGGGCTTCGAGCAGATCAACCTGTGCGGTGAGATGTACATCCTGGAGAAGGGAGAGTACCCCCGCTGGGACTCCTGGAGCAACTGCCAGAAGAACGACTACCTGCTCTCCTTCAGGCCCGTCCGAATG GACCCCGAGAAGCACAAAATCTGCCTGCACGAGGTGGGAGAGTTCAAGGGTCGCAAGATGGAAATCATGGACGACGACGTTCCCAGCCTGTTCTCTTACGGATTCACCGACCGAGTGGGCAGCATCATCGTCAGCTGTGGAAC CTTTGTGGGCTACCAGTTCCCGGGTTACCGCGGCAGCCAGTACCTGCTGGAGAAGGGCGACTTCAGGCACTTCAACGAGTACGGCGCCCGCACCCCGCAGCTGCAGTCGGTGAGGCGCATCCGCGACATGCAGTGGCACCAACAGGGCTGCTACACCATGTCCAGCAAGTGA